In one Nicotiana sylvestris chromosome 8, ASM39365v2, whole genome shotgun sequence genomic region, the following are encoded:
- the LOC104242573 gene encoding nucleolar protein 12, which produces MAKKSKEKQKQSQNETSNASDIFNTLFGATPTDSNIDSLFSDNNPFRRKPNNDNPTASQEPKLGVVEASIENQTDGFFENNDSDSAKLKKRKKKDKNVILDSGSVSEEANEESNGVVSDVILGSEAKEDMIGKLGKKEKKKRKRDEIEAEYAAKRYGVVDMEAEAEKGIGEMVVGEKRKKMDNPENMMVSTEGFDDESKLLRTVFIGNLPLKIKKKALMKEFGSFGEVESVRIRSIPLADNATPRKAAIIKKKLNDNADSVHAYVVFKSEESAQASLAHNMAVVEGRHIRVDRACPPHKKMKGENSALYDNKRTVFVGNLPFDVKDEEVYQLFSGMKELESSVEAVRVIRDPNTLLGKGIAYVLFKTRDAANIVARKRNLKLRDRELRVSHSKANSTPSKRKSLSTEDRFSSPAKRFAVHSATPGSNGKMKAKAAISYQGMRASKSGVQKKTQIRMNDRGKSKPKTQISQKPNDRIAKRPSVAARKAKALKAASSGLKQTGTKRKLDNRTPDTAGRKKKFRKS; this is translated from the exons ATGGCAAAGAAATCCAAAGAGAAGCAGAAACAATCACAAAATGAAACCTCAAATGCTTCAGATATTTTCAACACCCTTTTTGGAGCAACCCCAACAGATTCAAACATTGATTCACTGTTTTCTGATAACAATCCCTTCAGAAGAAAACCTAATAATGACAATCCCACAGCTTCCCAAGAACCAAAATTAGGTGTTGTAGAAGCTTCTATTGAGAATCAAACTGATGGGTTTTTTGAAAATAATGATTCTGATTCTGCAAaactcaagaagaggaagaaaaaggatAAAAATGTAATCTTGGATTCAGGGTCTGTATCTGAAGAAGCTAATGAGGAATCAAATGGTGtagtttctgatgtaattttgggTTCAGAAGCTAAAGAGGATATGAtaggaaaattggggaaaaaggagaagaaaaagaggaaaagagatgagATTGAGGCAGAGTACGCGGCGAAGCGATATGGGGTGGTTGATATGGAGGCGGAGGCGGAGAAAGGGATTGGAGAAATGGTGGTAGGagaaaagaggaagaagatggaTAATCCAGAGAATATGATGGTCTCAACTGAGGGATttgatgatgagagtaaactTTTAAGGACTGTTTTCATTGGGAATTTGCCTTTGAAGATCAAGAAGAAGGCTTTAATGAAGGAGTTTGGGAGTTTTGGAGAGGTAGAATCTGTAAGGATTCGGTCTATTCCGTTAGCTGAT AATGCAACTCCAAGGAAGGCTGCTATCATTAAGAAAAAACTCAATGATAATGCTGACAG TGTTCATGCTTATGTTGTTTTTAAATCAGAGGAATCTGCCCAGGCTTCTTTGGCTCATAATATGGCAGTG GTTGAAGGAAGACATATCCGAGTTGACAGAGCATGTCCGCCACACAAAAAGATGAAGGGAGAGAATAGTGCACTCTATGATAACAAAAGGACTGTTTTTGTGGGTAACCTTCCATTTGATGTGAAG GATGAAGAAGTTTATCAGTTGTTCTCTGGTATGAAAGAGTTGGAGTCGAGCGTTGAGGCTGTTCGTGTGATCAGAGATCCCAATACTCTCCTAGGAAAAGGAATTGCTTATGTTTTGTTCAAAACAAGG GATGCTGCCAACATTGTCGCAAGAAAGCGTAACTTGAAGCTACGTGATCGTGAGCTGAGAGTGTCTCATTCTAAAGCAAATTCTACTCCATCTAAGAGGAAAAGCTTGTCAACCGAAGACAGATTCAGTTCTCCGGCAAAGAGGTTTGCAGTACATTCAGCAACACCAGGCAGTAACGGTAAGATGAAAGCAAAGGCTGCCATCTCCTACCAGGGTATGCGAGCAAGCAAATCGGGTGTGCAGAAGAAAACTCAAATTAGGATGAACGACCGaggaaaatcaaaaccaaaaacaCAGATATCGCAGAAGCCAAATGATCGCATAGCAAAGAGACCGTCTGTTGCTGCCCGAAAAGCAAAAGCACTCAAGGCTGCCTCCTCCGGCTTGAAACAAACTGGGACAAAAAGGAAGCTGGACAACCGAACACCTGACACTGCAGGCAGAAAGAAgaaatttagaaaatcttag